One Synechococcus sp. JA-2-3B'a(2-13) genomic window carries:
- the gyrA gene encoding DNA gyrase subunit A → MSDNESTARIISTDLQREMSQSYLEYAMSVIVGRALPDARDGLKPVHRRILYAMHELGLTADRPFRKCARVVGDVIGKYHPHGDQAVYDALVRMAQDFSMRERLVDGHGNFGSVDNDPPAAMRYTECRLTAFAQEALLQDIDANTVDFVGNYDGSQQEPLVLPARIPQLLLNGSSGIAVGMATNIPPHNLSELVDGLIALIHNPNLTSLELMQWIPAPDFPTGALIMGQEGIREAYTTGRSSITLRGVARVETIEQRGRPVRDAIIITELPYQTNKAAMIEKIAELVNEKKLEGIADIRDESDRSGMRVVIELKRDAQPQVVLNNLYKQTPLQANFGVNMLAILNGEPRTLTLRDALQAFLDFREEVIERRTRYELQKAEERDHLLQGYLLALGQLDRVIALIRGAADTATAREELQAVLGLSEAQADGILQMQLRRLTALEAEKIQAEHEDLVRQIADLRDILARRERVMQIISEELQQLKARFASPRRSRLCLEDGELGTDDLIENRETVIFLTEQGYIKRMGLEEFQVQGRATRGKAGARIKEDDAIEQFFACRSHDTILFFTNRGVVYTLPAHQIPQGSRAARGSAIVQLLPITREERVTSMVPVSQFSDDEYLVMLTRGGYIKKTALSAFANVRSNGLIAISLEENDELRWVRRARSSDDVVMATRQGMSIRFPADDEQLRPLGRATRGVRAITLNAGDDIVSMDIISAESVMAAEREGEKLANPWVLVITKEGRGKRSAIDNFRQQNRGGKGVIATKFRQASDELAALRIVNAEDEILLVTARGIVMRQLAKAIPTQSREATGVLVQRLDPEDSIVGVTVVPAALVAEEETSEASA, encoded by the coding sequence ATGAGCGACAACGAATCGACGGCGCGCATCATCTCCACCGACCTGCAGCGGGAGATGTCGCAGTCCTACCTGGAATACGCCATGAGCGTGATCGTCGGGAGGGCTTTGCCAGATGCGCGGGATGGCCTGAAGCCGGTGCACCGCCGCATTCTCTACGCTATGCACGAGTTGGGCCTGACGGCGGATCGCCCCTTCCGCAAGTGTGCCCGCGTGGTGGGGGATGTGATCGGGAAATACCATCCCCATGGGGATCAGGCCGTCTATGATGCGCTGGTGCGCATGGCCCAGGATTTCTCCATGCGGGAGCGCCTGGTGGATGGGCATGGCAACTTCGGCTCTGTGGACAACGATCCGCCGGCGGCCATGCGCTACACCGAGTGTCGGCTGACTGCCTTTGCCCAAGAAGCCCTGCTGCAGGATATCGACGCCAACACTGTCGATTTTGTCGGCAACTACGACGGATCCCAGCAAGAACCCCTGGTGCTGCCGGCGCGGATCCCGCAACTGCTCCTGAACGGCTCTTCCGGCATTGCCGTGGGCATGGCCACCAACATCCCGCCTCACAACTTGAGCGAATTGGTGGACGGCCTGATCGCCCTCATCCACAACCCCAACCTGACCAGCCTGGAGTTGATGCAGTGGATCCCGGCCCCCGACTTCCCCACCGGGGCGCTGATCATGGGCCAGGAGGGCATCCGCGAAGCCTACACCACCGGGCGCAGCTCCATCACCCTGCGGGGGGTGGCCAGGGTGGAGACGATCGAGCAGCGGGGCCGACCGGTTCGAGACGCCATCATTATCACCGAGCTGCCCTACCAGACCAACAAGGCAGCCATGATTGAGAAGATCGCCGAGCTGGTCAACGAGAAAAAACTGGAAGGCATTGCCGACATCCGCGACGAGAGCGACCGCAGCGGCATGCGGGTGGTGATCGAGCTAAAGCGGGATGCCCAGCCGCAGGTGGTGCTTAACAACCTCTACAAGCAAACCCCCCTGCAGGCCAACTTCGGGGTCAACATGCTGGCCATCCTCAACGGCGAGCCGCGCACCCTGACCCTGCGGGACGCGCTGCAGGCTTTTCTGGATTTTCGGGAAGAGGTGATCGAGCGGCGCACCCGCTACGAGCTGCAAAAAGCCGAAGAGCGGGATCACCTGCTGCAGGGCTATCTCTTGGCTTTGGGGCAGTTGGATCGGGTGATTGCCCTCATTCGGGGAGCCGCCGATACCGCCACAGCCCGAGAGGAATTGCAGGCGGTGTTGGGCCTGAGCGAAGCCCAAGCCGACGGGATCCTGCAGATGCAGCTGCGCCGCCTCACCGCCCTGGAAGCGGAAAAAATCCAGGCCGAGCACGAAGACTTGGTGAGGCAAATTGCCGACCTGCGGGATATTCTGGCCCGCCGAGAACGGGTGATGCAGATCATCAGCGAAGAGCTGCAGCAGCTCAAAGCCCGCTTTGCCAGCCCGCGCCGTTCCCGCCTCTGTTTGGAGGATGGGGAGCTGGGAACGGATGATCTGATCGAAAATCGGGAGACGGTTATCTTTCTAACCGAGCAGGGCTATATCAAGCGCATGGGCCTTGAGGAGTTCCAGGTGCAGGGGCGAGCCACCCGCGGCAAAGCCGGCGCCCGCATCAAAGAAGACGATGCCATCGAACAGTTTTTTGCCTGTCGCAGCCACGACACCATCCTCTTTTTCACCAATCGGGGCGTAGTCTATACCCTGCCCGCCCACCAGATCCCCCAGGGGAGCCGCGCCGCCCGCGGCAGCGCCATCGTTCAGTTGCTGCCGATCACCCGGGAAGAGCGGGTTACGTCCATGGTGCCGGTGAGCCAGTTCAGCGACGACGAATATCTGGTGATGCTCACCCGCGGCGGCTACATCAAAAAAACGGCCCTCAGCGCCTTTGCCAATGTACGCTCCAACGGCCTGATTGCCATCTCTCTGGAAGAAAACGACGAACTGCGCTGGGTGCGCCGCGCCCGCTCCAGCGATGATGTGGTCATGGCGACCCGCCAAGGCATGTCCATTCGCTTCCCGGCGGATGACGAGCAACTGCGCCCTCTGGGACGGGCCACCCGGGGCGTGCGGGCCATTACCCTCAACGCCGGCGATGACATCGTCAGCATGGATATTATCTCTGCCGAATCGGTGATGGCTGCCGAGCGAGAGGGGGAGAAGCTGGCTAACCCTTGGGTGCTGGTGATCACCAAAGAAGGGCGGGGCAAGCGCTCGGCCATCGACAATTTCCGCCAGCAAAACCGCGGCGGCAAGGGGGTGATCGCCACCAAGTTCCGCCAAGCGTCGGACGAGCTGGCGGCCCTGCGCATCGTCAATGCCGAAGACGAGATCCTGTTGGTAACCGCCAGGGGCATTGTCATGCGCCAGTTGGCCAAGGCTATTCCCACCCAGTCCCGCGAGGCGACCGGGGTGCTGGTGCAGCGCCTGGATCCGGAAGACAGCATTGTGGGAGTTACAGTGG
- a CDS encoding SulP family inorganic anion transporter: MLSQAKEQQSGNRRFLDWHRRLSPDNWRGDLFGGLTTAIVSLPMALAFGVASGAGPVAGLYGAVCVGFFAALFGGTPTLISEPTGPMTVMMTAVVANVTARYPEQGLGPAFTVVMLGGLFQILFGSLKLGKYITLMPYSVISGFMSGIGWIMILLQIPPLLGHASQGGVIGAVQNLPTYLLNLKIPELGLGLLTLAILFGYPKPWRRVVPPQLVALVLGTLVASLFMADWDLRRIGPIPTGLPQLQWPQLPFASLANLVLDGVVLGMLGCIDTLLTAVIADNLTRTRHDSDQELIGQGIANIVSGFLGGLPGAGATMGTVVNIQSGGRTPLAGITRALILLMVVLFAAPLTQGIPMAVLAGIAFKVGVDILDWSFLKRAHRLSLKGAAIMYGVMFMTVFVDLIAAVGVGVFVANLLTIQRLSEIHSEEVKAITDADDAVDLTPRERELLRQGCGQVLLFYLSGPMIFGVSQAISRQHQAVASCQALVVDLSDVPMLGVSATLSLENAIREALDRGKQVWIVGAKGRIRQRLENLHLPLPPERFVDSREVALAEAVAQLGLPLEASPLV; encoded by the coding sequence ATGCTAAGCCAAGCGAAAGAACAACAGTCCGGCAACAGGAGATTTCTGGATTGGCACCGACGTCTGAGCCCAGACAACTGGCGCGGGGATCTGTTCGGCGGGTTGACGACGGCGATTGTTTCCTTGCCGATGGCCTTGGCCTTTGGGGTGGCTTCGGGGGCAGGGCCGGTGGCGGGCTTGTACGGAGCAGTATGCGTGGGCTTTTTTGCGGCTCTGTTTGGGGGTACGCCCACGCTCATCTCCGAACCCACCGGGCCGATGACTGTGATGATGACGGCGGTGGTTGCTAATGTTACAGCTCGTTACCCGGAGCAGGGGCTGGGGCCGGCCTTCACCGTGGTGATGCTGGGGGGCTTATTTCAGATCCTGTTTGGATCCCTGAAACTGGGTAAATACATCACCCTCATGCCCTACAGCGTTATTTCCGGCTTTATGTCCGGGATCGGCTGGATCATGATTTTGCTGCAGATCCCGCCGCTGCTGGGCCACGCCAGCCAGGGGGGAGTGATTGGGGCGGTGCAGAACCTGCCGACCTACCTGCTCAACCTCAAGATACCAGAGCTGGGGCTGGGGTTGCTGACGCTTGCCATCCTTTTTGGCTATCCCAAGCCCTGGCGACGGGTGGTGCCGCCGCAGTTGGTGGCTTTGGTGTTGGGAACGCTGGTGGCCAGCTTGTTTATGGCCGATTGGGATTTGCGGCGCATTGGCCCCATCCCCACCGGTTTGCCGCAGTTGCAGTGGCCGCAGTTGCCCTTTGCTTCCCTGGCCAACTTGGTGCTGGATGGGGTGGTGCTGGGGATGCTGGGCTGCATCGATACCCTCTTAACGGCAGTCATTGCTGATAACCTCACCCGCACCCGCCACGACTCCGACCAAGAGCTGATCGGGCAGGGGATCGCCAATATTGTCTCTGGCTTCCTGGGGGGCTTACCGGGAGCCGGCGCCACCATGGGCACAGTGGTGAACATCCAGTCGGGCGGACGTACCCCTCTAGCCGGCATTACCCGAGCGTTAATCCTGCTGATGGTGGTGCTGTTTGCCGCTCCCCTCACGCAAGGGATCCCAATGGCGGTGCTGGCAGGGATCGCCTTTAAGGTGGGGGTGGATATCCTCGACTGGAGCTTCCTCAAGCGGGCCCACCGCCTTTCCCTCAAAGGGGCAGCCATCATGTACGGAGTGATGTTCATGACGGTGTTTGTGGATCTCATCGCTGCCGTAGGGGTGGGGGTGTTTGTGGCCAACTTGCTCACCATTCAACGCCTCAGCGAGATCCACTCCGAAGAGGTGAAAGCCATTACCGATGCCGATGATGCGGTGGATCTCACTCCCCGTGAGAGGGAATTGCTGCGCCAGGGATGCGGGCAGGTGTTGCTGTTTTACCTGAGCGGGCCGATGATCTTCGGGGTTTCCCAAGCCATTTCCCGCCAACATCAGGCGGTGGCCTCCTGCCAAGCGCTGGTGGTGGATCTATCAGATGTGCCGATGCTGGGAGTTTCGGCGACGCTATCCTTGGAAAATGCCATTCGCGAGGCCCTGGATCGGGGCAAACAGGTGTGGATTGTTGGGGCCAAGGGCCGGATCCGGCAGCGCCTGGAAAACCTACATTTGCCGCTGCCCCCAGAGCGGTTTGTGGACAGCCGTGAGGTGGCTTTGGCCGAGGCTGTTGCCCAGTTGGGCTTGCCGCTCGAGGCCAGTCCCCTGGTTTGA